DNA from bacterium:
CCCGCCGAGCAGGAAGAAGAAGGTGATCGACAGCAGGTAGAGGATGCCGATGCGCTTGTGATCGGTGGTCAGCAACCAGGACTTGAGGCCGTGGGAGGCGTTCAAGTAGTGGTTCTTCGGCAGCCCGGGATCCGGTGCGACGTCGTACTCGCGATTGCTCATTCGAGTGGCTCTTTTATCTCTTCCGGCTCTGCGCCTTCTTCCGTGGCGCCACCCAGTGATTTGACGTAGGAGAGGAGCTGCAACAAGCTCACTTCGCTGAGCTGCCCCTGATAGGTCGGCATGATCTGCAGGTAGCCCTCGACCACGTCGGCCGCCGGCGTCATGATCGATTCGCGCAGGTAGTCGTCGTCACGGACGCGGGTGTTGCCGTCGACGAATCTCGCTTCCTTGCCGTAGATGCCGACCAGCGACGGGCCGCGGCCGGTGCCGTCTTCATAGTGGCAGGTATTGCAGATGTACTGCTCGAAGAGCTGCGCGCCGAGATCCTTCGGCGCCGCCACCGTGCCGCCGCCCGAGAGCCAGGTCTGGTAGTCGTCGGGCTCCATCACCGTCACCGAGCCGATCATCTGCGAGTGGTGGGAGCCGCAATACTCGGTGCAGAAGAGATGGTACTTGCCGGCCTTGATGGCCTTGAACCAGACCGTGGTGTAACGACCGGGCACGACGTCC
Protein-coding regions in this window:
- the coxB gene encoding cytochrome c oxidase subunit II yields the protein MMPELSMFPEQASNFASKVDALYGFALAMSAFFSLLIAFVIFVFFIRFRRREAGEVGSQAHGSMVLEVVWSIIPLVITMVLFVWGAVIFIEMKTVPEDATEYFAVAKQWMWKFQHPEGQREINTLHIPVGETIKLTMTSEDVIHSFFVPAFRVKQDVVPGRYTTVWFKAIKAGKYHLFCTEYCGSHHSQMIGSVTVMEPDDYQTWLSGGGTVAAPKDLGAQLFEQYICNTCHYEDGTGRGPSLVGIYGKEARFVDGNTRVRDDDYLRESIMTPAADVVEGYLQIMPTYQGQLSEVSLLQLLSYVKSLGGATEEGAEPEEIKEPLE